One genomic segment of Ferrimonas sp. YFM includes these proteins:
- a CDS encoding Cache 3/Cache 2 fusion domain-containing protein, whose translation MALLSTLKHRSLSLQLGLMVALLVTLAFSATAYLVYQDSNRTLMEKALSEHQSKVQALSLTLEQSFKGYLEEAKILVTSLRSRYMEDLEVSGTKVTIKGKELTDFVIFGDRVSDNMLVDAFLEDTHAGATIFTKEGSDFYRLSTSLTNLQGERIVGTQLDRRSPSYQALIQGQDYHNKIDLYGKQYLTYYTPLRDNAGTMIGAVVVALPVDQSAQALFDSLAQVNWGDTGYTIVFSDAEKDRGQYLHHPDKNNLSKNIIDMATEEKPFQKLFEGDSGVVQYPHTYNGFTGMKYMAYAKVPGWQWVISGGTFIDEVTKESQIILRDIILIAAVAGAVTILVLLWMVRRLLAPLTEANGYMRALGEGRVSIDIPKMRSDSNNEIVQLMANMGQMASGLKGLVEQIKHTSSESDQASDGVARFAGDNLAQADQQQQQVDQMAAAIEEMASSAHSVAEQVEAVANNVRSADDDSENGATMVEDMEQEIARLGEQLNHSTDAIHQVHEQSKSIESVTSMIDAVAEQTNLLALNAAIEAARAGEQGRGFAVVADEVRQLAHRTQSSVQEVIGITGELQSRIESAVAMMNASQTSSVQVSDKAHTAGDAFRAIRQQIQGIASMAESMATTSEQQAQVSQEIAASATQVSDLNRMTRETSAQTASSAEELQRLSTNLSEQVSHFS comes from the coding sequence GTGGCCCTATTATCCACCCTCAAACATCGAAGCCTCAGCCTGCAATTGGGACTGATGGTCGCCCTCCTGGTCACCCTGGCCTTCTCGGCAACCGCCTATCTGGTCTATCAGGACAGTAACCGCACCCTGATGGAGAAAGCCCTAAGCGAACACCAATCCAAAGTCCAGGCCCTGAGCCTGACCCTGGAACAGAGCTTTAAAGGCTACCTGGAGGAAGCCAAGATTCTGGTCACCAGCCTGCGTAGCCGCTACATGGAAGATCTGGAGGTCAGCGGCACCAAGGTCACCATCAAGGGCAAGGAGCTGACCGACTTCGTCATCTTCGGCGACCGGGTCAGCGACAACATGCTGGTGGACGCCTTCCTGGAAGATACCCACGCCGGGGCCACCATCTTCACCAAGGAGGGCAGCGACTTCTACCGCCTCTCCACCTCACTGACCAATCTGCAGGGAGAGCGCATCGTCGGCACCCAGCTGGACAGACGCAGCCCCAGCTATCAGGCCCTGATCCAGGGGCAGGATTACCACAACAAGATCGACCTCTACGGCAAGCAGTATCTGACCTACTACACCCCGCTGCGGGACAATGCCGGCACCATGATCGGCGCCGTGGTGGTGGCCCTGCCGGTTGACCAGTCGGCGCAGGCCCTGTTTGACAGTCTGGCCCAGGTGAACTGGGGGGACACCGGCTACACCATAGTGTTCAGCGATGCTGAAAAGGACCGCGGCCAATACCTGCACCATCCGGACAAAAACAACCTGAGCAAGAACATCATCGATATGGCCACCGAGGAGAAACCGTTCCAGAAGCTGTTCGAAGGGGACTCCGGCGTGGTTCAGTACCCTCACACCTACAATGGCTTCACCGGCATGAAGTATATGGCCTACGCCAAGGTCCCCGGCTGGCAGTGGGTGATCTCCGGCGGCACCTTCATCGATGAGGTCACCAAGGAATCGCAGATCATTCTAAGGGACATCATTCTGATTGCCGCCGTGGCCGGTGCGGTGACCATCCTGGTGCTGCTCTGGATGGTGCGCCGTCTGCTGGCGCCGTTGACCGAGGCCAACGGCTATATGCGCGCCCTGGGAGAGGGCCGGGTCAGCATCGACATCCCCAAGATGCGCAGCGACTCCAATAACGAGATTGTCCAGCTGATGGCCAACATGGGGCAGATGGCCAGCGGCCTTAAGGGCCTGGTGGAGCAGATCAAACACACCAGCAGCGAATCCGACCAGGCCTCCGACGGCGTGGCCCGATTTGCCGGCGATAACCTGGCCCAGGCGGATCAGCAGCAGCAACAGGTGGACCAGATGGCCGCCGCCATTGAGGAGATGGCCTCCTCCGCCCATTCCGTGGCCGAGCAGGTAGAGGCGGTGGCCAACAACGTGCGCAGCGCCGATGACGACAGCGAAAACGGCGCCACCATGGTAGAGGATATGGAGCAGGAGATCGCCCGCCTGGGCGAGCAGCTGAATCACTCCACCGACGCCATTCATCAGGTCCATGAGCAGAGCAAAAGCATCGAATCGGTCACCTCGATGATCGACGCCGTGGCCGAGCAAACCAACCTGCTGGCACTGAACGCCGCCATCGAAGCCGCCCGAGCCGGCGAACAGGGACGCGGCTTCGCCGTGGTGGCTGACGAGGTTCGCCAACTGGCCCACCGCACCCAGAGTTCGGTACAGGAGGTGATCGGCATCACCGGTGAGCTGCAAAGCCGGATCGAGTCGGCGGTTGCCATGATGAACGCCAGCCAGACCTCCAGCGTCCAGGTGAGCGACAAGGCCCACACCGCCGGTGACGCCTTCCGCGCCATTCGCCAGCAGATCCAGGGCATCGCCTCCATGGCGGAGAGCATGGCCACCACCTCGGAGCAGCAAGCCCAGGTGAGCCAGGAGATCGCCGCCAGCGCCACCCAGGTCAGCGATCTGAACCGCATGACCAGAGAGACCTCAGCCCAGACTGCCTCCAGCGCCGAGGAGCTGCAGCGCCTGTCCACCAACCTCTCCGAGCAGGTGTCCCACTTCAGCTAA